Within the Pseudorasbora parva isolate DD20220531a chromosome 20, ASM2467924v1, whole genome shotgun sequence genome, the region CATTTGTGATGGAGCACCGATAAAAGCTTTTTACTCTTAGCCTTCAGGATTGTTGTTCTTTTTTGTGATGCTACAAACAtcctaaatataaatatattgaaattattgaaagtgaaacatttattttgttatgatatatatatatatatatatatatatatcactttTGAAGACGTAGGGACTGCCTTTACTCACGTTTCTCAAGTAGCCTAAAGTACTACAGATCATCAGCAAAAGTTAGACAGTGATTTTAAGTTTATACCGGTAGTTAAGATTTAATTCTATTTCTATAATTTAATTGAAATTCTACAACAacatcaaaacacacaaaaaacattacTTCTTTGAAAGGATAaaagtacactatattgccaaaagttttgtgaCGCATGCCTTAACATgcgcatgaactttaatgacatccgattcttaatccgtaggctTTAATATGGAATTTACACCCTTTGCGgctaacagcttcaactcttctgggaaaactttccacaaggtttaggagtgtgtttatgggaatttttgaccatttttatagaagcgcatttgtgagatcaggtgatgttggacgagaaggccttgctcgcagtctccgctctaattcatctcaAATGTGTTCTATCGGGCTGAGATCAGGACTCtatgcaggccagtcaagtttctCCACACCAACCTTGCTCATCCATGTCACCGCCATCATTCCCCCCTTCCGTGTATTCCCCCCTTCCCCCTTCCAATCCCTGAAAAACAGtcctagagtccagtggcggcgtgctttacatcagccaacgctttgcattgcacttggtgatgtaaggcagctgtttggccatggaaacccatttcataaacctctctacacactgttcttgagctaatctgaggccacatgaagtttggaggtctgtagacattgactctgcagaaagttggcaacttcTGCATACTAtgcgcctcagcatgtgctgacctgTGATTTTATGTAGCCTACCACTTTGTTGGTGAGTTGAATTCCACAGTTCAATTCaatgatctatctatctatctatctatctatctatctatctatctatctatctatctatctatctatctatctatctatctatctatctatctatctatctatctatctatctatctatctatctatctatcgctTTGGCTGCATGAACTTTAATGTATCCTGTTTATTTCAACAAAGACTCTGGACTCTGCTGAAAGTGCATTTTCTCCATAAAACAAAATAGCAAAAGTTGTTCAGCAGTTAAACGTCAAACGCGCGTAGACGTGCGTCATAACTTGTGTATTTACTTTCCCCATTTTTCctcagattattattattattattattattattattattattattattattatatagacCTACTGACTGGCGTcgaaaaaaacatacattaaaatatGCTATTTGTAGCAGCAGTTGGTGCGTGTGCACGTGTCGTCCAGGTCAGAGGGGTTCGCGCGCATTGATCTCAGTGGACTTCAGACACGAGATCACAGTGTGCAcatgcatatatttttttagactTCACTAAAGGTTAGAGGAAGAGATCGAGCAACATCTAACAGTGAGCCGAAGTGCCTAAAAGAGAACCAGAACCTGGCATTTGGCTGTTTAGGTGCACGTGTCGGTTCTTTACTTTTACAACCATATAGCTAATTGTAAATCTCCCCCATTggaattattttgtattttattttatttgcatcttcAACTACATTTACCtgataaaaacattattaaaagttTGTGAGATGCGACTGTCCAGATCTTTGTCAATAACCTCATTAAGTGGACTTCCAGTATGGGAAGAGGAGAGTCTACCTGTTGAGGATCTCCTGCTCTTTGAGGTCGCGTGGGAAGTAACTAATAAGGGTAAGAATCTACGATATTGTTttgatattgtaatattttagcttgcacatatatatatatatatatatatatatatatatatatatatatatatatatatatatatatatatatatatatatatacaattaaaaaaatgtcaaaatttatgaaaaaaagaaataaaaattgtatatatatataaaatgcctAGGTAtaagatttctctttttcaggcAAAGATTTAGgccattttattacatttaatttgatgGTCCCTTTAAAAATTCTGTGGACTATACATAATGTTACATCTGGCATGTACTCAGTACAATGTCTGTTGTGGGAGAATCAAAATAATGTGTTAGCAGATATTGAACAGATACTCTACTAACAGGCCTACTCTAATGAGAATTAGTTGACATGTCTAgctgcaaagttacttatagtcaacagaatgtcTTAATGGTTCTATCAAAATAACATGTTACCCCATAAATATATCTAATGTAATATGTTCACGATGGTTcagaagggaaaaaataaaacaaacttacATTTTACCTTAGACACATGTATGTCCATAGGCCACAAATTAAAAAAGTTTCTAAAATTCCATTAGGCCAAAAGTACTCAAAGCTGAACCTCAAATAATAACCTCAAACCCTCACTTTACAATTGTCAAAATCTTGTTTGCGTTATCTTTACCAAGCACACatgctttttaaaatgtattgcaaGCTTAGCAAGAAAGTAGTTGTGTGTTTAACCCCTAAAAGTGCACACATTTGACCTCAAGACTGTTCACCGCATTATCAGAAGACTTGAAAATAGTTCAACAAGACAGAGCTGTCATTTAGTCTATGCATGCGTGCAGCCGTCATACACTCTTGTATCAATGTAGCTGGTTAAACATTAAGCTTCAGATCAATAACCAGATTTTTAGACCAATTTTTTGGAGCAGGGCAATTTTCAATCTTTTAaatccaaatatatatatatatatatatatatatatatatatatatatatatatatatatatatatatatataatcccaATTAATACTATtgaaacatttatattataaataggTCAAATAAGTTACatcgttttttaaaatatttttctgtaGTACTGTTctgtatttattgtttaaataaaaatgtatttatatatttatattttagaagtgtttattttaattaaatgtatttattttattacttcttTTATGAAATGTATTATCTTTAATCAAATGTATTTAGTTAACTAGTTTAGCCtttttattgattgatttatttatgtttacatTTACAGTGGGAGGTATATATACTGTTATTCAGACTAAAGCAAAGATCACAGTGGACGAATGGGGCGAGAACTACTTTATGATGGGACCCTACTACGAACACAACTTCAAGACCCAGGTGGAAAAATGTGAACCTCCAAGCCAAGCCATCAAAGCCGCCATGGATTCCTTGACCAACAACGGTTGTCAGGTATTGCATATACAGGTTTTGATGTCATATCACGTTCACATCACACACATAGGCCCTGCGCAGTTTTATTGTGGGTTTAGTTATTTGTCCAATTAACAAAAAGCTGTTCTAGCGTCAACACACCTGCTCTAACAGAAGCAGATGATAGTATTAAAGTAGACAGGAAATAAGGCGacttttaaatgtattcaaCAGGGTATCCTGGCCTGGGTATAAAAAAGATATGTAGCTGTGTTCATTTTCTTAGTCTCATTCTGACCAGAAGATGATGCTAGAGGATCCCTGAAACAGCACCAGCAAAGGCATTGCGCAATTATTTTaggttattttatttaatacattccTTTGTTCTAGGCCCTGGAATgtgtgagtatatatatatatatatatatatatatatatatatatatatatatatatatatatatatatatatatatatatatactcacacATAGTCTCACACATACTCACAAATGTCTTTAGCCCTGTGACTTTGGTCAGCAAAGCACTCTTTTTCTGATGCATTTAATTTAATAGATTCTAACAAGAATACCAATTATGCCATCTTCCTCTATATGCAGGTTCACTTTGGTCGTTGGTTGATTGAGGGCAGTCCGTACGTCATCCTCTTTGATATTGGGGCAGCTGCCTGGAACCTGGACCGCTGGAAGGGGGATCTGTGGAACTCTTGCAGCATCGGGCTGCCCTATCACGACAGAGAGGCCAACGACTCACTCCTCTTTGGTTCTCTTGTGGCCTGGTTCTTCAAGGAGGTAAACTTTACACTAAAAACCATCTAAGTGTGATTTTTAGCTGTAGCTTTAAGGTTTGATGTAGACATTATGATTAATTTGCTGATGATATTAAACCTGTCTGTCTCCTTCTGCAGTTAACAGACCAACTTCACGACAAGCCCAACGTTATCGCTCATTTCCACGAATGGCAGGCTGGGACAGGACTTGTGCTGAGCCGTTCCCGCAAGATTCCCCTGGCAACTATTTTTACCACACACGCCACCCTACTTGGGCGGTACTTGTGTGCTGGTAATGCAGACTTCTACAACAATCTGGACAAGGTGAGGATATGTTTCCCACTGtacagcagtggttctcaacctttttgACTTGAAGGCCCTTCACTGTCCAACACATTATTCGAAGGCCCCCCTACATAATCTAATATTgcattacaatatatatatacatggcgatatacactactggtcaatagtttggaataattaatcagcatattagagtgatttctgaaggatcatgtgacactgaagactgtagtaatgatgctgaaaattcagctttgccatcacagttataaataacattttaaaatatattcagatagaaagcagttattttaaattgttataatatttcacaatatattttttgcttaattaaaaaaacttaaatagcCACAATTAGTTTTTCATTTTAAGTAACAGTACAAGTATATATTAACAGTACCTATTCTTGACAAGTTCTAGTTTAGATAAGGATAAGGAGCATTGGTGACTAGTGTTGTGCTGAATTCTGACCACCGGCAGGTCATTACCCCATTGAGTCTCCGGTATAGTTAAGTTTAGGTGTTGGGGTGGGGTTAGGATTAGGCAAAATTCAGCACAACACAGGTGTGGTGTGAGTTTACAGCTGAAACTGACGCTGGGAGGTGTGATGTAACATGAATCTGTCATGCGTGCCGTGCACTCATCAACTGCCTGTTATTTTACAACATCAATCCAGTAACACTAGTAATTACTAATGCAGAAATAAATTAATCAGAAAATATTTGCAAAAACTGGTGAACAGAGGCCCCTTGATCACATGGGCCCTAGGCTACAGCCTAATTTAGGCTATGTGTTAATCCGCccctgatacacacacacacacacacacacacacacacgtagtgtttccatgttttatggggacttttccataggcgtaatggatttcatactgtactaactgtattttctatccccctacactgcccctaaacttacccatcacaggaaactttctgcatttttactttctcaaaaaaacctcgatttataagatgttttcctcattgggacctaaaaatgtccccacaaggacaaggatttcggatattgccatctttgtggggacattttgtccccataacgtagggattacacgcccacacacacacacacacacacacacaaccgtcAAAAATTAGCGTTAGGTAagacttacattttttttttttgaaagaagtctctttaatttaattaatttgatcaaaaatacagtagaaacattaatattgtgaaatattattacattttcaaataattgttttctatttaatttattttaaaatgtaatttattcctgtgatgtcaaaactgaattttcagcatgaCCGCATGATCCTATGCATGACCGCATGATATATAATtgcaatatgctaatttgctgctcaagaaatatttttattatcactgttgaacacatttttgctgtttatatatatatttatctttTGTAAAAGCTGTGACCTAGTTTcctcaggattctttgattaatagaaacaGCAGGAAATTGAAATGGGAATCGTttgaaacattataaatgtctttactctcaCTTTTGATTCATCCATTTAATTCATCCTTACTGAATATTAGcgttaatttctttaaaaacaaaaacattttactgaccctgaacttttgaccggtagtgtTTATATTCTGTACCTTATCCTCGTAACACAGTGTCTGTATTGTATACATAAACAAAATTTCGCCTATTTTTACagaatattacaattaaaaacaaacactacGTCCCACACATTTGTCTACTATTTAAAGTGTGCCCCACAGAAATCAATCATGTTAGTTGGTGTAGTAGCGAACACTTATTAGAGGTGGAACTGAGCAAGTGAGAGTGTGTGCAGTGATAATTGGGGCTGGTGTAGTGAGCATAAAGGTCATCATGCCTGAAGGTTGCAGGGGTTGACTGAAGAATAATTGACAGCATCTTATGATTTACAGATGCTATCGCCTATTGGCCCCAGAGAGACTTCCTTCACCTGCTGATGGGGGGGAGCtctgaatttatttaaatgaatattgcattgtttttttatgaaaaatggATGAATAAGACTATTCTAACTACATCTATCTACTTCTAACTATTCTAACTTATGTTTTATTTCATGCAGTTTAACGTAGACCAAGAGGCAGGAGAGAGGCAAATCTACCATCGATACTGTTTGGAGAGGGCTGCTGTTCACTGCGCACACGTCTTCACTACCGTGTCCCAGATTACAGCTGTGGAAGCCAGTCATATGCTCCATAGACAGCCAGGTATTAGAAAGCCCCTCATCTGCCCTATAATGAGCTTCTAAATACATGATGTTGAAAATGCCGTATTTGAATGCACGGCCCTTGCAGATGTCGTCACCCCAAACGGCCTGAATATTAGGAAGTTCTCAGCCATGCATGAGTTCCAGAACCTGCACTCCATGAACAAAGCCAAGATCCAGGAGTTTGTAAGAGGTCACTTCTATGGGTTagttttttcatgttttatggggataTTTCATATacgatttttatactgtaataaTTTTATACTTAACCCTACccacacctaaacctacccatagcagaaaactttctgcaaaaaacatcacttagtatgatttataaactgtttttaaaatgtccccacaaggaaaACACACAaccacatacacacgcacacgataaaatgtttgtttgttttttaaatgtggaGACATTTCATAGgcgcaatggtttttataccgtacagaCCGTATTTTctacccccctacactgcccctgcccctaaaccaacccatcacaggaaactttctgcatttttactttctaaaaaaaactcattctgtatgatttataagccttttgaaaaatggggacatgggtaatgtcctcatatttcaccctctccttgtaatacctatgttaTACCCATTAACATTTGTgccctgatatttcacaaaatcccacacgtaaaataaaatatttgtactGATCACTTTTTTAAATGATCTCTTTTCATTGGCAGTCATCTGGACTTTAATCTGGAAAAGACCCTGTTCTTTTTCATCGCAGGACGATATGAGTTTTCTAATAAAGGAGCAGACCTGTTCCTCGAATCTCTGTCCAGATTAAACTACTTGCTAAGGGTATGAACAGTCACTGCTGTACACTTACAGTTTCtttgttaaaaaatataatttgatcTATTTTAAACATACAGTCAAAGCAAAAGATGTTCATTATTGATTGCATTGATTTGTTTTATGGCTAACAGGTTCATAAGAGTGATGTTACagtggttgtgttctttatcaTGCCTGCCAAAACCAACAACTTCAACGTGGAGTCTCTTAAAGGACAGGCTGTACGCAAGCAAATGTGGTGTGTAACCGCTCGAGTATATAACCTTTGCCATTAATAATCTTaacacgcacacagacacacagacatctTTAAAACAAGCATTTTTGTCAGGCTTCCATGAATTGGCTTCTACCTAAGTACTGGTACTTCTGAATGGGCTGATGCTGGGATTTAGTGGATTTAAAGTGATTTTTGAAGATTTGAAGTATTTTATGAACGTATACTATATGCGGAGAGCATTCAATCATTGTTGCCTTTTAactcttcatatatatatatatacagtagtaAGAATCAAggttatatacatatatatatatatatatatatatatatatatatatatatatatatatatatatatatatatatatataaccttgATTCTTACTACTGTTTGTCGTTACCTTGGTGATCCAcgactgtttttttgttttgtgatggttgttcatgagtcccttgtttgtcctgagcagttaaactgcccaacACTCTT harbors:
- the gys2 gene encoding glycogen [starch] synthase, liver; this encodes MRLSRSLSITSLSGLPVWEEESLPVEDLLLFEVAWEVTNKVGGIYTVIQTKAKITVDEWGENYFMMGPYYEHNFKTQVEKCEPPSQAIKAAMDSLTNNGCQVHFGRWLIEGSPYVILFDIGAAAWNLDRWKGDLWNSCSIGLPYHDREANDSLLFGSLVAWFFKELTDQLHDKPNVIAHFHEWQAGTGLVLSRSRKIPLATIFTTHATLLGRYLCAGNADFYNNLDKFNVDQEAGERQIYHRYCLERAAVHCAHVFTTVSQITAVEASHMLHRQPDVVTPNGLNIRKFSAMHEFQNLHSMNKAKIQEFVRGHFYGHLDFNLEKTLFFFIAGRYEFSNKGADLFLESLSRLNYLLRVHKSDVTVVVFFIMPAKTNNFNVESLKGQAVRKQMWDTAQSVKEKFGKKLYESLLRGEIPDMSKILDRDDFTIMKRAIYATQRHSLPPVTTHNMLDDSTDPILSNIRRIGLFNGRNDRVKIIFHPEFLSSTSPLLPMDYEEFVRGCHLGVFPSYYEPWGYTPGECTVMGIPSVTTNLSGFGCFMEEHVSDPSEYGIYIVDRRFRSADESCNQLTQFMFSFCQKSRRQRIIQRNRTERLSDLLDWRYLGRFYMNARHLALSRSFPSKFKMEHLNLPSTQGFRYPRPSSVPPSPSASLHSTPHHSDEEDDDTYDEDEEAERDRQNIKAPFTLGAEPDEGKRIQPLENGN